One window of the Dendropsophus ebraccatus isolate aDenEbr1 chromosome 12, aDenEbr1.pat, whole genome shotgun sequence genome contains the following:
- the LOC138768577 gene encoding carcinoembryonic antigen-related cell adhesion molecule 1-like: MKPNQVCRFFILVSATLASVTAVTLTSNSSHLLWEGVDSVSLQCVPKEQAENIFWKLNGEALPPDDRYAITNETSPPSSTLTISPVSRKDDGAFTCVAFSGTANETSNELNLNLAWSPDTENISCSAHFYNVYTQLSCSWMGGQPAAIVTMTFNGTEQSALNNLTRDVYPDGEVTQPTLICRGYHEGGNSSCSITFERPQSPSYDNSSVTSVKQGENAVLTVDLQYGPYATFTWFHPNKDQIITEGKYKVESNGSVSRLFISDVTVAETGTYECNARSLIGSTSFLLNLDVSKVTDSAQNRLSGGEIAGIVIGVLAGVILIGVIVFFIVKK; encoded by the exons ATGAAACCCAATCAAGTCTGCCGGTTCTTTATCTTAGTTTCTGCCACTTTGG CCTCAGTCACTGCGGTGACCCTGACCAGTAACTCCTCGCACTTGCTCTGGGAAGGAGTAGATTCTGTCTCCCTTCAGTGCGTCCCTAAGGAACAagctgaaaacattttttggaaACTGAATGGAGAAGCGCTGCCTCCGGATGATCGCTACGCCATCACCAATGAGACTTCTCCCCCAAGCTCTACTCTCACCATCAGCCCTGTCTCCAGGAAGGATGATGGAGCATTCACCTGTGTAGCCTTCAGTGGAACCGCCAATGAGACCAGCAATGAGCTTAACCTCAACTTGGCCT GGTCTCCAGATACTGAAAACATCAGTTGCAGTGCACACTtctataatgtatatacacagttatCTTGCTCCTGGATGGGGGGCCAACCTGCGGCTATTGTGACTATGACGTTCAATGGTACCGAACAATCAGCACTAAACAATCTGACGAGGGACGTGTACCCAGATGGGGAGGTCACCCAACCAACTCTCATCTGCCGGGGTTATCACGAAGGGGGGAACTCTAGCTGCAGTATAACCTTCG AACGTCCCCAGTCCCCGAGTTACGACAACTCCTCTGTAACCTCAGTGAAGCAAGGAGAAAACGCAGTCCTGACAGTGGATCTGCAGTATGGACCATACGCTACGTTCACATGGTTCCATCCCAATAAAGACCAAATCATAACAGAGGGAAAATACAAGGTAGAATCCAACGGGTCTGTGTCCAGACTTTTCATCTCTGACGTAACGGTGGCCGAGACTGGAACGTATGAGTGCAACGCTAGAAGTCTTATTGGAAGCACAAGCTTCTTGCTCAATCTTGATGTCTCAAAAG TTACAGATTCTGCTCAAAATAGACTCAGCGGTGGCGAGATAGCTGGAATTGTGATCGGAGTATTGGCCGGAGTCATCCTCATTGGAgtcattgtattttttattgtaaagaaGTAA
- the LOC138768760 gene encoding carcinoembryonic antigen-related cell adhesion molecule 1-like, giving the protein METSEISITILSAPVLDSNSSFVTGGNVTLQCDAGNQDVTAYTFYRDQTPICSEPHVTCRGSSLDFTPISESDSGSYTCTIQNPVSSSTSQPVQWTVSAPISLVMLSSKTSGTLWAGQDSVSLHCSAQGSAISFSWSLDGKPLSSNPPYNITQSDSPPESTLTISPLSKNDTGPFTCTASNLVNSETSNELNLSLNWYPEDSIACSTQFIDDMIQLECSWPGGQPEANVTMIFNNIEETGQNEVTRNVSLGQSPGRSNLTCVGKHLGKSFSCTLIFAIPQSAKDKKNAICKKKKQEKAGSKP; this is encoded by the exons atggaaacatcagagatttcaatca CAATACTCAGCGCTCCTGTTCTCGATTCCAATAGTAGTTTTGTTACTGGCGGCAATGTGACCCTCCAGTGTGATGCCGGGAATCAGGATGTGACTGCTTATACTTTCTACCGGGATCAGACTCCCATATGCTCTGAACCCCATGTGACCTGCAGGGGATCATCCCTGGACTTCACTCCAATATCTGAGAGTGACAGTGGATCCTACACCTGCACCATCCAGAACCCTGTCAGCTCCAGCACCAGCCAACCTGTACAATGGACTGTATCTG CTCCGATCTCACTAGTCATGTTATCAAGTAAGACATCAGGAACGCTCTGGGCTGGACAGGACTCCGTGTCTCTCCATTGCTCGGCCCAAGGTTCAGCCATCAGCTTCTCCTGGAGTCTTGATGGAAAACCTTTGTCTTCGAATCCTCCATATAACATTACTCAGAGTGATTCTCCCCCGGAATCTACTCTcaccatcagccccctctccaaAAATGACACTGGACCCTTCACCTGTACAGCATCCAACTTAGTGAACAGTGAGACCAGCAATGAGCTCAACCTTAGCCTGAACT GGTATCCAGAAGACAGTATTGCGTGTAGTACGCAATTCATTGATGATATGATACAACTTGAATGCTCCTGGCCTGGAGGACAACCCGAGGCCAATGTCACCATGATATTTAATAACATAGAAGAAACAGGGCAGAATGAAGTAACCAGAAATGTGTCTTTAGGTCAAAGCCCTGGAAGATCCAACCTGACCTGTGTTGGTAAACACCTCGGGAAATCATTTTCTTGCACTTTAATATTTG ccATTCCGCAGTCAGCAAAGGATAAAAAGAATGCTATCTGCAAGAAGAAGAAACAGGAGAAAGCTGGATCCAAGCCATGA